In one window of Prevotella sp. E13-17 DNA:
- a CDS encoding ABC-F family ATP-binding cassette domain-containing protein, whose translation MISVENLKVEFGVKPLFSDVSFVVNDRDRIALVGKNGAGKSTMLKMLCGLEQPTAGQVSVPADTTIGYLPQVMVLQDNTTVREEAQKAFADIQKIAARIERMEKQLNERTDYESEEYMALVEKFTSEHERYQMLGAEGYEAEIERTLMGLGFDRTDLDRPTREFSGGWRMRIELAKILLRRPDVLLLDEPTNHLDINSIQWLEQFLSHSPSAVVLVSHDRAFINNVTNRTLEIACGKVVDYRVKYNEYVTLRQERREQQMRAYENQQKEISEMKAFIERFRYQATKAVQVQQKVKQLEKIVPVEIDEIDNSALHLKFPPCLRSGDYPVICEDVKKTYDHVVFDHVNLTIKRGEKVAFVGKNGEGKSTLVKCIMGEIPFEGNLKVGHNVQIGYFAQNQAQLLDESLTVFQTIDHVAKGEVRLKINDILGAFMFGGEASDKRVKVLSGGERSRLAMIRLLLEPVNLLILDEPTNHLDMPSKDVLKEAIKAFDGTAIIVSHDREFLDGLVSKVYEFGGGKVREHLGGIYDFLQSKESQTQVKGDTIDAYFEKGKKTKEVPKAAEVSTAKGGSYAAHKELQKQLKKAERAVEESEKKISKFELRLKELDALLCDPKNAADMTLVTEYTDTKKGMDEEVERWEKLSEELEQLQTNQA comes from the coding sequence ATGATTTCTGTAGAAAATTTAAAAGTAGAGTTTGGTGTCAAACCGTTGTTTTCAGATGTAAGCTTTGTGGTCAACGACCGCGACCGCATTGCCCTGGTGGGCAAGAATGGTGCTGGCAAATCGACCATGCTGAAGATGCTGTGCGGGCTGGAGCAGCCCACCGCTGGACAGGTCAGCGTGCCTGCCGACACCACGATTGGCTACCTGCCACAGGTGATGGTACTTCAGGATAATACGACAGTTAGGGAAGAGGCGCAGAAAGCCTTTGCCGACATCCAGAAGATTGCTGCCCGTATAGAGCGCATGGAGAAGCAGCTCAACGAGCGTACAGACTATGAGAGTGAGGAATATATGGCATTGGTAGAGAAATTTACCAGTGAACATGAGCGCTACCAGATGTTGGGCGCCGAGGGCTACGAGGCCGAGATCGAGCGCACGCTGATGGGACTGGGCTTCGACCGCACAGACCTGGACCGTCCGACCCGTGAGTTCTCGGGCGGATGGCGTATGCGTATCGAGTTGGCCAAGATACTGCTTCGCCGACCCGACGTGCTGTTGCTCGACGAACCTACCAACCACCTTGACATCAACTCCATCCAGTGGCTGGAACAGTTTCTTAGTCATTCGCCGAGTGCCGTCGTGCTGGTCAGTCACGACCGCGCGTTCATCAACAACGTGACCAACCGCACGCTGGAAATCGCTTGCGGCAAGGTGGTGGACTATCGGGTGAAGTACAACGAGTATGTCACCCTGCGCCAGGAACGCCGCGAACAGCAGATGCGAGCCTATGAGAACCAGCAGAAGGAAATCAGCGAGATGAAAGCCTTCATCGAGCGCTTCCGCTATCAGGCCACCAAAGCCGTACAGGTGCAACAGAAAGTGAAGCAGCTGGAGAAGATCGTACCCGTCGAGATTGACGAGATCGATAACTCGGCCCTGCACCTGAAGTTTCCGCCCTGTCTGCGCAGTGGCGACTATCCTGTGATTTGTGAAGACGTGAAGAAGACCTACGACCATGTGGTCTTCGACCATGTAAATCTCACGATCAAGCGTGGAGAGAAGGTGGCGTTCGTGGGCAAGAACGGTGAAGGCAAGTCCACGCTCGTGAAATGTATCATGGGCGAGATTCCCTTCGAAGGAAACCTCAAGGTGGGACACAACGTGCAGATAGGCTATTTTGCGCAAAACCAGGCGCAACTGCTCGACGAGTCGCTGACTGTGTTTCAGACCATCGACCATGTGGCAAAGGGCGAAGTGCGCTTGAAGATCAACGACATACTCGGTGCCTTCATGTTTGGTGGCGAAGCCAGCGACAAGCGCGTCAAAGTGCTCAGTGGTGGCGAGCGCAGTCGTCTGGCTATGATTCGACTACTGCTTGAGCCCGTCAACCTGCTGATTCTCGACGAGCCGACAAACCACTTGGACATGCCGTCGAAGGATGTGCTGAAAGAAGCAATCAAGGCATTCGACGGTACGGCTATCATCGTGAGTCACGACCGTGAGTTCCTTGACGGACTGGTGAGCAAGGTCTATGAGTTTGGCGGCGGAAAGGTGCGTGAGCACCTGGGTGGCATCTATGACTTCCTGCAGTCGAAAGAGTCTCAGACACAGGTGAAAGGCGATACGATAGACGCCTATTTCGAAAAAGGAAAGAAGACCAAGGAAGTTCCAAAGGCTGCCGAAGTTTCCACTGCCAAGGGTGGCTCCTATGCTGCCCACAAAGAACTGCAGAAGCAGCTGAAAAAAGCCGAACGTGCCGTAGAAGAGAGTGAGAAGAAAATCAGCAAGTTTGAATTGCGTCTGAAAGAGCTGGACGCACTGCTGTGCGATCCCAAGAATGCAGCCGACATGACCTTGGTCACGGAATACACAGATACAAAGAAGGGAATGGACGAGGAGGTGGAGCGCTGGGAGAAACTCTCCGAGGAACTGGAACAATTACAAACTAATCAAGCATGA
- a CDS encoding M13 family metallopeptidase: MEFKSLFTMMTLTLMSMTGSAQGTLSSGIDLGNMDKSVKPTDDFYQYACGGWMTKNPLPAAYSRFGSFDMIGEENNKRVNGILDELLKGSYEKGTIEQKLSDLYKLAMDEERRNKDGVAPAMALIKQLEKAKTVAQLFQVQLSMAPYGNSEFFDSYVGADEKNASQNILQVSQGGISLGDKSYYLENDVETVKIRESYKAHIIKMFQLFGFSKSAAVKKMNNVMRVETALAKVSRSKTDLRNPQKNYHKMSLKAFDEKYPNIQLEKQANASGLDSKYCQELVVGQPEFFAGVNTLLSTIKAAEYRDYMEWGHILSASSYLDDKVQQENFEFFGKVMSGRQEDHPLWRRATQQLQSQMGQALGRIYVQKYFPASSKERMLRLIKNLQIALGERIAAQDWMSDATKVNALLKLNTFYVKVGYPDKWIDMSRLTIDPEKSYFDNILACRKFWNSYQIEHTAGKPVDRDDWHMFPQTVNAYYNPTTNEICFPAGILQGCFFDPDADDAFNYGAIGVVIGHEMTHGFDDQGRQYDKDGNMNDWWAEKDGELFKARANQYADFFSSIKVLPDLNANGQFTLGENLADHGGLQVAYAAFKNATKNAPLPVIDGLTPDQRFFIAYAGVWAGNITEAEIRNRTKNDPHSLGRWRVNGALKHIDAWYEAFGVKPGDAMYIPREQRLQLW, from the coding sequence ATGGAATTTAAAAGTTTATTTACTATGATGACATTGACGCTCATGTCGATGACAGGTAGCGCACAGGGCACGTTAAGCTCTGGTATTGATCTTGGGAATATGGACAAAAGTGTGAAGCCGACAGACGATTTCTATCAGTATGCCTGCGGCGGTTGGATGACTAAGAATCCGCTGCCTGCCGCTTACTCGCGATTTGGTTCGTTCGACATGATTGGTGAGGAGAACAACAAACGCGTGAACGGAATTCTGGACGAGCTTCTGAAGGGCTCCTACGAGAAGGGTACGATAGAGCAGAAACTGAGCGACCTCTACAAGTTGGCGATGGATGAAGAACGCCGCAACAAGGACGGTGTGGCTCCTGCAATGGCGCTTATCAAGCAACTTGAAAAAGCAAAGACCGTGGCTCAGCTCTTCCAGGTCCAGTTGTCTATGGCGCCTTATGGTAATTCAGAATTTTTCGATTCTTACGTAGGTGCTGATGAGAAGAATGCATCGCAGAACATTCTGCAAGTTTCGCAGGGTGGTATCTCGTTGGGCGACAAGAGCTACTATTTGGAGAACGATGTTGAGACTGTGAAGATTCGTGAATCTTATAAGGCGCATATAATCAAAATGTTCCAGCTATTTGGCTTTAGTAAGTCTGCTGCTGTTAAGAAGATGAACAACGTGATGCGTGTGGAGACTGCACTCGCCAAGGTGTCGCGCTCAAAGACCGACTTGCGTAATCCTCAGAAGAACTATCATAAAATGTCGTTAAAAGCGTTTGACGAGAAATACCCCAACATCCAGTTGGAAAAGCAGGCAAACGCCAGTGGACTTGACTCAAAATACTGTCAGGAACTAGTGGTGGGTCAGCCCGAGTTCTTTGCAGGCGTTAATACCCTGCTGAGCACCATCAAGGCCGCCGAGTATCGCGACTATATGGAGTGGGGGCATATCCTTTCAGCATCAAGCTACTTGGACGACAAAGTGCAGCAGGAGAACTTCGAGTTCTTCGGCAAAGTGATGTCGGGTCGTCAAGAAGATCACCCCCTGTGGCGCCGTGCCACTCAGCAGTTGCAGAGCCAGATGGGACAAGCACTTGGACGCATCTACGTGCAGAAATATTTTCCCGCATCTTCTAAAGAGCGCATGTTGCGCCTGATCAAGAATTTGCAGATTGCCCTTGGCGAGCGCATTGCCGCACAAGACTGGATGAGCGATGCCACCAAGGTGAATGCCTTGCTGAAGCTGAATACCTTTTATGTGAAGGTGGGCTATCCCGATAAGTGGATTGATATGAGCCGTTTGACCATCGATCCCGAGAAGTCGTACTTCGACAATATCCTCGCTTGCCGTAAGTTCTGGAACAGCTATCAGATAGAGCATACAGCCGGTAAACCAGTGGACCGCGACGACTGGCACATGTTCCCACAGACGGTGAATGCCTACTATAATCCCACCACCAATGAGATCTGCTTCCCCGCAGGTATCCTGCAGGGCTGCTTCTTTGACCCCGATGCCGACGATGCCTTCAACTATGGCGCCATTGGTGTGGTGATCGGTCACGAGATGACTCACGGATTCGACGATCAAGGTCGTCAGTACGACAAAGATGGTAATATGAACGACTGGTGGGCTGAGAAGGATGGCGAACTCTTCAAGGCACGTGCCAATCAGTATGCCGATTTCTTCTCTTCGATTAAGGTGCTGCCCGACTTGAACGCTAACGGTCAGTTCACACTGGGCGAGAACCTGGCCGACCATGGTGGTCTGCAGGTAGCTTATGCCGCATTCAAAAATGCCACCAAGAACGCCCCGTTGCCCGTCATCGACGGTCTGACCCCCGACCAGCGCTTCTTCATTGCCTATGCAGGCGTATGGGCAGGCAATATCACCGAGGCAGAAATCAGAAATCGCACCAAGAACGATCCCCATTCGTTGGGCAGATGGCGCGTGAACGGAGCCTTGAAACACATTGATGCCTGGTATGAGGCTTTTGGCGTGAAGCCCGGCGATGCGATGTATATACCTCGCGAACAGCGCTTGCAATTATGGTAA
- a CDS encoding zinc ribbon domain-containing protein — protein sequence MITNEQTQGGERLMREQSINQETSGGRLMQQNALAGVPCPKCGTINDPDAMYCASCGALMRMDICPNCGTQIDPEADYCEACHHYIRTDVCSFCGAHLSDYEGYCPECGSPRGGIVCPTCHTMNDFAFCKQCGMPLTEEARQLVAQLKTIPEYKELLSLAREYSELEMRLPYNTERDAIRDKECQDLRDRILRLLAQDDGIQNPVIPEPKNQRVSKEELNAMKRRKLEQIAEILDQMAIPPQSSPAKVRNFAMAQKPTGVRLAWRCNYKNAMHSSPCGCAKPQMGGKWIVLGHNSKQEIKDDK from the coding sequence ATGATTACAAACGAACAGACGCAAGGCGGTGAAAGGCTGATGCGTGAACAATCTATAAATCAGGAGACGTCTGGAGGTAGGCTGATGCAGCAGAATGCCTTGGCGGGCGTGCCCTGTCCGAAATGCGGAACCATTAACGACCCCGATGCCATGTATTGCGCTTCGTGTGGTGCACTGATGCGCATGGACATCTGTCCAAACTGTGGCACCCAGATTGATCCCGAAGCAGACTATTGCGAGGCTTGTCACCATTATATCCGAACCGATGTGTGCTCGTTCTGCGGTGCACATCTGTCCGATTATGAAGGATATTGCCCAGAGTGTGGTTCACCCAGAGGTGGCATTGTGTGTCCTACCTGTCATACGATGAACGACTTCGCTTTCTGTAAGCAGTGCGGAATGCCGCTCACAGAAGAGGCCCGTCAGTTGGTGGCACAGTTGAAGACCATACCTGAGTATAAGGAACTTTTATCGCTGGCTCGTGAGTATAGCGAACTGGAGATGAGGCTACCCTACAACACCGAGCGCGATGCAATACGCGACAAGGAGTGTCAGGACCTGCGCGACAGGATACTGCGACTGCTGGCACAAGACGATGGCATACAAAACCCAGTGATACCCGAGCCAAAGAACCAACGCGTGAGCAAAGAAGAGCTGAACGCCATGAAGCGCCGCAAACTGGAACAGATCGCCGAGATACTCGACCAGATGGCCATCCCACCACAGTCGTCGCCCGCCAAGGTGCGCAACTTTGCTATGGCTCAGAAACCAACGGGTGTGCGACTGGCCTGGCGCTGCAACTATAAGAATGCGATGCACTCCAGTCCTTGCGGATGCGCAAAGCCCCAGATGGGTGGCAAGTGGATTGTCTTGGGACACAATTCTAAGCAGGAAATCAAAGACGACAAATGA
- a CDS encoding protein kinase family protein produces the protein MMTDNQWDKTTRMPDNAASAGNDAGNADDRTLKAPSNVMQAAQVNDDADYESTRRSDMSFAAQEGEETLAGHVFMLKGEAYTEVKCLSDNSGEAQVFLVEKDGKEFVLKVYYPNFDVNKKLLQTIRSFHFEMIVRLFDYGKTYVEGKNRNYELMEYLRGGTLKDLRVEGNFNRFRRLVLQAAGALAYCHKNNILHKDIKPTNFFFRDESQQELVLGDFGISSLQTNGSNTFRTTQARTPIYAAPEMYTDVIDGEVEITPAADFYSLGMTLFATWLGENPMSANERLMMRQKNEGRLPRMDELPDQVKKLIQGLTSVNKMTRWGYDEVERWFLGEDVAVDISSPFLRYKSFIVDPDRNLVAENVHELVPMLLENEQLGKNYLYNGRIVQWLEACGNTKLSAVVNEIVTQRYPTDQRAGLYASAYTMDSSQPYRDIKGMACEDVHGLALSLLSHREEYSLILKNANDPVFIWLETHTKSNVDRLRSYFNEECEPRISLMRLVLEIDPDIPFLTHRSTLTIQDIVEYFGNAEPTEDEWHSLCDGRLLSWLYVHEDMVKCDNVIKLTEGKEFSIDLAYKVLYTADRTAAFDLRDAQTPQAVGDILANQLKQMEHTAADELAQQMSAFADAESGRFYFFAELHGWFDLLNEAKRCFDMNSEENRERLGAYDLRTALYRFCRSLGVIPTYLLPNGTLLTDGKQLDANQVPQMRSEIRNGALSQWLSVFYHEDPTRDFQEEYSYERELEAWLMAIGSIDPQQFHYRRFTKAREDTKTRIAEVRREWRGALSREKTFMAIYYVACFLWVVLVLFVGFSNKDYVMAHPYVTIGLPVGGMTAIIVATRSYFNGYGSTIAALWGILGAMTVLIPIFSLKFVYTSFPQFFTVAVLLLTAIYMLVCHYTDFRKEQQTDAKFVNDVLKHEDLKSVLIDPLYYTFKTRSHRYKGSKFGLLDNVADQVHSLSGETVLHYIQWAIMILLLVGEFVLYSPSLMNMKNPDLGKGYISNFENVVGTGNFEQSLTPEGQQQEGEGAETNEPTENEGNHQ, from the coding sequence ATGATGACAGACAACCAGTGGGACAAAACGACCCGAATGCCCGATAATGCAGCTAGTGCTGGCAATGATGCTGGCAATGCTGATGACCGAACTTTAAAGGCACCGTCTAACGTGATGCAGGCAGCTCAGGTTAATGATGATGCCGACTATGAGAGCACCCGACGCTCGGACATGTCGTTTGCTGCTCAGGAAGGCGAAGAGACACTTGCTGGACATGTGTTCATGCTGAAAGGCGAGGCCTATACTGAGGTCAAGTGTTTGAGCGACAACTCTGGCGAGGCTCAGGTGTTCCTGGTAGAAAAGGATGGCAAAGAGTTTGTGCTGAAGGTCTATTATCCCAATTTCGACGTAAATAAAAAGTTGCTGCAGACCATCCGCTCTTTCCACTTCGAGATGATTGTGCGCCTCTTCGACTATGGCAAGACTTATGTGGAAGGCAAGAACCGTAACTACGAACTGATGGAGTATCTGCGTGGCGGTACGCTGAAAGACTTGCGCGTAGAGGGCAACTTCAACCGCTTCCGCCGCTTGGTGCTGCAGGCAGCAGGTGCACTGGCCTACTGTCATAAGAACAATATCCTGCACAAAGATATTAAACCTACCAACTTCTTCTTCCGTGACGAGTCTCAGCAGGAGCTGGTGCTGGGCGACTTTGGTATCTCGTCGCTGCAGACCAACGGCAGCAATACGTTCCGCACCACACAGGCACGTACGCCCATTTATGCAGCCCCCGAGATGTACACCGACGTGATTGACGGTGAGGTCGAGATTACACCTGCCGCCGACTTCTATTCGTTGGGCATGACACTCTTTGCCACATGGCTCGGCGAGAACCCTATGAGTGCCAACGAGCGCCTGATGATGCGCCAGAAGAACGAAGGACGTCTGCCGCGTATGGACGAACTGCCCGACCAGGTGAAGAAACTGATTCAGGGGCTGACGTCTGTCAACAAGATGACGCGTTGGGGCTACGACGAAGTGGAGCGATGGTTCTTAGGCGAAGATGTGGCAGTCGATATATCTTCTCCCTTCTTGCGCTACAAGAGCTTTATCGTAGATCCCGACCGCAACCTGGTGGCTGAGAACGTGCACGAACTGGTGCCAATGTTGCTCGAGAATGAACAGCTGGGCAAGAACTATCTCTATAACGGACGTATTGTGCAGTGGCTCGAGGCTTGTGGCAACACCAAGCTATCGGCTGTCGTCAACGAGATTGTCACTCAGCGTTATCCCACCGACCAGCGTGCCGGACTCTATGCCTCGGCCTACACGATGGACTCTTCGCAACCTTATCGCGACATCAAGGGCATGGCATGCGAGGATGTGCATGGCCTGGCTCTGTCACTATTGTCACACCGCGAGGAGTATTCGCTGATACTGAAGAATGCCAACGACCCCGTGTTCATCTGGTTGGAGACTCATACTAAGAGTAATGTGGACCGCTTGCGTTCTTATTTCAATGAAGAGTGCGAGCCACGCATCTCCCTGATGCGACTCGTTCTGGAGATAGATCCCGATATCCCATTCCTGACACACAGGTCAACACTGACCATTCAGGATATTGTGGAATACTTTGGAAATGCCGAACCCACCGAAGACGAGTGGCATTCGCTGTGTGACGGTCGCTTGCTGTCGTGGCTCTATGTGCATGAAGACATGGTGAAGTGTGACAACGTCATCAAGTTGACCGAGGGAAAGGAGTTCTCCATCGACTTGGCCTATAAGGTGCTTTACACTGCCGACCGTACTGCGGCCTTCGACCTGCGCGATGCACAGACACCGCAGGCCGTTGGCGATATCCTTGCCAACCAGCTGAAACAGATGGAGCACACGGCTGCCGACGAGCTGGCCCAACAGATGTCTGCCTTTGCCGATGCCGAGAGCGGACGCTTCTATTTCTTTGCAGAGCTTCATGGATGGTTTGACCTGCTCAACGAGGCTAAGCGTTGCTTCGACATGAACTCTGAGGAAAACCGCGAACGCTTGGGAGCCTACGATTTGCGCACAGCGCTCTATCGCTTCTGTCGCTCGTTGGGTGTCATACCTACCTATCTGCTGCCCAACGGCACATTGCTGACCGATGGAAAACAGTTGGATGCCAACCAGGTGCCGCAGATGCGCTCCGAGATACGCAATGGTGCCCTGTCTCAGTGGCTGTCGGTGTTCTATCACGAAGATCCCACGCGCGACTTCCAGGAGGAATATAGCTACGAGCGCGAACTTGAAGCCTGGCTGATGGCCATCGGAAGCATTGACCCCCAGCAGTTCCACTATCGCCGTTTCACCAAAGCTCGCGAAGATACTAAGACTCGCATAGCCGAGGTGCGTCGCGAGTGGCGAGGTGCACTGTCGCGCGAGAAGACCTTCATGGCCATCTATTATGTGGCTTGCTTCCTATGGGTTGTTTTGGTGCTGTTTGTGGGATTCTCGAACAAGGACTATGTGATGGCGCATCCCTATGTGACGATCGGTCTGCCCGTTGGCGGTATGACGGCCATTATCGTGGCCACGCGTTCCTATTTTAATGGATATGGTTCGACGATAGCTGCCCTATGGGGTATCTTGGGCGCCATGACTGTCCTTATACCTATATTCAGTCTCAAGTTTGTTTACACCTCATTCCCTCAGTTCTTCACGGTGGCAGTTTTGCTGCTGACGGCAATTTATATGTTGGTGTGTCATTACACCGACTTCCGCAAGGAGCAACAGACCGATGCTAAGTTTGTGAACGACGTGCTGAAGCATGAAGACCTGAAGTCGGTGCTGATAGACCCCCTATACTATACGTTCAAGACCCGCTCTCATCGTTACAAGGGTTCAAAGTTTGGTTTGTTGGACAATGTGGCTGACCAGGTTCACTCTCTGTCGGGCGAGACCGTGCTGCACTACATCCAGTGGGCCATCATGATACTTCTGCTCGTGGGCGAGTTTGTGTTGTATAGTCCCTCGCTGATGAACATGAAGAATCCCGACCTTGGTAAGGGTTATATCAGTAATTTTGAAAATGTTGTAGGCACGGGCAACTTTGAACAATCGCTGACACCCGAGGGCCAACAGCAGGAAGGGGAGGGCGCTGAGACCAATGAACCAACAGAAAACGAAGGAAACCATCAATAA